A stretch of the Macrobrachium nipponense isolate FS-2020 chromosome 23, ASM1510439v2, whole genome shotgun sequence genome encodes the following:
- the LOC135201964 gene encoding perlucin-like: MIGDKMRLLHIVVVSVVAHGLLLLKRVNGETSPRDVERALEEALKHIRGLTSSAEKPDISEATLNLTVAIQDLTSAVMNNTEMIATALGDREPFSGDQLPGRTKCEPPFFPLRSECFYVNRYKLVSWAEAREFCKGLGGDLAVPNDVNTLRATLLDKFPEDQYKSFWIGAKESGSEGSWVWVSTKPFQAKDWATGQPDGGNENCVILSRDDYPPLHDSPCYLNTLFICERVLRLQQ, from the exons ATGATCGGAGACAAAATGCGGCTGCTACACATCGTGGTGGTGTCTGTGGTGGCCCACGGCCTCTTGCTGCTCAAACGCGTCAACGGGGAAACATCTCCTAGGGACGTGGAGAGGGCGCTTGAGGAGGCGCTCAAACACATCAGGGGCCTGACCTCCAGTGCCGAGAagccag ATATATCGGAGGCAACTCTTAATCTAACGGTAGCTATACAAGATCTAACGTCTGCAGTCATGAATAATACAGAGATGATTGCTACTGCACTGGGAGACAGAGAACCTTTCAGCGGCGACCAGTTGCCAG GGAGGACGAAATGTGAACCGCCTTTCTTCCCCTTGAGATCAGAATGTTTCTACGTCAACAGATACAAGCTTGTTTCGTGGGCTGAAGCCCGCGAATTCTGTAAGGGTCTGGGTGGTGACCTCGCTGTGCCCAATGATGTCAACACTTTGAGGGCAACGCTACTGGACAAATTCC CTGAGGATCAGTACAAGTCCTTCTGGATCGGAGCCAAGGAATCAGGCTCCGAGGGCTCGTGGGTGTGGGTCTCGACGAAGCCCTTCCAGGCCAAGGACTGGGCTACGGGACAACCCGACGGCGGGAACGAAAACTGCGTCATCCTGAGTCGCGACGATTACCCGCCCCTTCACGACAGCCCTTGCTACCTCAACACTCTCTTCATCTGCGAGAGGGTCCTGCGACTTCAGCAGTGA